A genome region from Eurosta solidaginis isolate ZX-2024a chromosome 2, ASM4086904v1, whole genome shotgun sequence includes the following:
- the IFT46 gene encoding intraflagellar transport protein 46 homolog, whose protein sequence is MNYYDEEISINGADTKNQNHVKTNRIPSTSSGRDIGTANSLRLNAASSSRVAAMRQKNVLHGSSTDDDGLLQDIIDHDDVDDDDDDDESESEMHQVQLPNEAARSSGGQRPQMRPGSTRSAANLLLSARPLSRSGGIIVPSDSESDEAISPQPQLGVLGETDNSQHTSAMEAQISITPEKWEKLSIHQELKDIFPYILKYTPQSIDTPFRLQPFIPDFVPSVGDVDAFLKVTIPPPLKPQRKQEINEFLQQIGLYLLDEPSGEQSEPSLLNMKLRSVLTGSDVKARSTSASMIPTAKSSKEIDKWINEVEKLHMAQTVNDVQPRKDMESMLVNWPRSYADISDPIEQAYQRCVEDNDIPGYVRTLCQYFEIEGPMETQMDYIMNVHTLFALYLAANQAWE, encoded by the exons ATGAACTATTACGACGAAGAAATCTCCATCAATGGAGCGGATACAAAAAATCAAAATCATGTTAAAACGAATCGTATACCAAGCACCAGCAGCGGACGTGATATTGGTACTGCAAATTCGCTACGATTAAATGCCGCATCGTCCAGTAGGGTAGCCGCTATGCGTCAAAAGAATGTC CTGCATGGCAGTTCTACAGACGATGATGGTTTACTGCAGGACATTATAGATCACGATGATGTAGATGacgatgacgatgatgatgaaagtgaaagtgaaatgcATCAGGTGCAATTGCCTAATGAAGCAGCTCGTAGCTCTGGTGGTCAACGCCCTCAAATGCGTCCTGGCAGTACACGCAGTGCAGCAAATCTCTTATTATCGGCTAGACCACTCTCACGCTCTGGTGGTATTATTGTGCCATCAGATAGTGAATCTGATGAAGCCATCTCTCCGCAGCCACAACTTGGCGTACTCGGTGAGACAGATAACTCACAACACACTTCTGCTATGGAGGCGCAGATATCCATCACTCCCGAGAAATGGGAGAAATTAAGCATACACCAAGAACTTAAAGATATATTTCCTTACATACTTAAATACACGCCACAATCAATAGATACACCATTTCGCCTACAACCATTCATACCAGATTTTGTACCATCCGTTGGAGATGTAGACGCATTTCTTAAGGTCACCATACCCCCGCCCCTAAAGCCACAACGAAAACAAGAAATCAATGAATTTCTACAACAAATTGGTCTTTACCTGCTCGATGAACCATCAGGCGAACAATCGGAACCTAGTTTGCTCAATATGAAGTTGCGTTCGGTACTTACTGGAAGCGACGTTAAAGCGCGGTCCACATCAGCTTCTATGATCCCGACGGCTAAATCATCAAAAGAGATTGACAAATGGATTAACGAAGTGGAAAAGTTACATATGGCTCAAACGGTAAATGACGTACAACCACGTAAGGATATGGAATCAATGTTGGTTAACTGGCCACGGTCTTATGCTGATATTAGCGATCCTATTGAACAAGCTTATCAGCGGTGTGTTGAGGATAATGATATTCCGGGTTATGTTCGTACATTGTGTCAGTATTTCGAAATAGAAGGTCCTATGGAAACTCAGATGGATTATATAATGAATGTGCATACGCTGTTTGCTTTATATTTGGCAGCCAATCAAGCATGGGAGTAA